A single uncultured Methanolobus sp. DNA region contains:
- the aglJ gene encoding S-layer glycoprotein N-glycosyltransferase AglJ, translating into MSNENVCILLPTLNEEATIGQVIRDFRSEGFDNILVIDGNSKDKTRQIAEAEGARVVVQTGKGKGQAIKQAFELITEDYIVMADGDGTNLAKDIHAVLGPVLEGKADHVMGNRLVDFEQGAFTRLNLFGNKVINKMFGMAYGVWLEDILTGYRAFNKKAIKSFELKKMGFEVESEITIESVKKDLRIEEVPTTYLARHSEGATKLNPIKDGWRIGSTIYKMAKLHNPMFYFGIIGGAFILAGILVGSFVVVQWFQGVTRIPMTILTTLLVVAGFQMFIFGMLSDLMVTLHRENMRMLRKITELTEKDDE; encoded by the coding sequence ATGTCAAACGAAAATGTTTGTATTCTGTTGCCTACTTTGAACGAAGAGGCTACCATCGGTCAGGTCATCAGAGATTTTCGCTCTGAGGGCTTTGACAATATTCTCGTTATTGATGGTAACAGCAAAGACAAAACCCGCCAAATAGCTGAAGCTGAAGGTGCCAGGGTAGTTGTCCAGACAGGTAAGGGAAAAGGTCAGGCTATCAAGCAGGCTTTTGAGCTTATTACTGAGGACTACATTGTCATGGCTGACGGCGATGGCACAAACCTCGCAAAGGATATTCACGCTGTGCTAGGTCCGGTGCTTGAAGGCAAGGCTGATCATGTAATGGGTAACAGGCTTGTTGATTTCGAGCAGGGAGCTTTTACCAGGCTCAACCTTTTCGGGAACAAAGTAATAAACAAGATGTTTGGCATGGCTTATGGTGTGTGGCTTGAGGATATTCTCACAGGTTACAGGGCATTTAACAAAAAAGCCATCAAGTCCTTTGAGCTCAAGAAAATGGGATTTGAGGTAGAATCTGAGATCACAATAGAAAGTGTGAAAAAAGATCTGCGCATTGAGGAAGTTCCGACAACTTATCTGGCAAGACATTCAGAAGGTGCTACTAAATTGAATCCGATCAAGGATGGATGGAGGATTGGTTCGACCATCTATAAAATGGCAAAACTTCACAATCCGATGTTCTATTTCGGAATAATCGGCGGTGCGTTTATCCTTGCAGGTATTCTTGTTGGCAGCTTTGTTGTTGTCCAGTGGTTCCAGGGCGTTACCCGCATTCCTATGACCATACTTACAACTTTGCTTGTCGTTGCAGGTTTCCAGATGTTCATTTTTGGAATGCTCAGCGATCTTATGGTGACCCTCCACAGGGAGAACATGCGCATGTTACGTAAGATCACGGAATTAACTGAAAAGGATGATGAATGA